The following DNA comes from Alienimonas californiensis.
CTTTGGGGTAGAGGGCGATGTCCGCAGCGATCACGATCACCTGCGGGTTCGCCGTCTTGCGGATGTCCAACCCCAGCGCCCCGCTGCCGCGGGTCACCACGAGGCGGACGTAGCCGTCCGTGACCCCGTTGGCCTCGACCGTCTGTTCCACCGCGGCCTTTACCTCGGCCGGGGACATCGGGATTTCGAGGTGAATCGCCTTGGCGGACTCGAACAGCCGGTCGATGTGCGCGTCGTGCAGGAAGACGCTGCCGCCGTAGACGCGGATGCCCTCGAACACGCCGTCGCCGTAGAGCAGGCCGTGGTCGAAGACGCTGACGGTCGCCTCGGCTTCGGGGACGAGACGGCCGGCGAGGAAAACGTGCTGGGTCATGGACGTAGTGTAGGGTCCGCTGAGCGGACCGTCGCCGGCACGTCCGGACCACTTTGCCCGGTCCGCGGAGCGAACCCTACGCGGCGCGGCGGAGCGGCTCGACGCGGTCTTCCACCCGACCCCGCAGCAGGCGGACGGTTCGGTCGGCGGTGGCGGCGAGGGCGTCGTCGTGGGTGACCATCACGACCGTCAGGCCCTCGTCGTTCAACTCGCGGAGCAGGGCGATCACCTCGGCTTCGACCTCGCCGTCGAGGTTCCCGGTCGGTTCGTCGGCCAGCAGGATCTGCGGTTCGGAGATCAGCGCCCGGGCGATCGCCGCCCGCTGCATCTCCCCGCCGGACAGTTCCTTCGGGGTGTGCGTCAGGCGGTGACCCAGGCCGACGCGGTCCAGAATCTCCGAGGCATGCGCCCGGTAGACCTTGCGGTTCTTCCAGTAGACCGGCATCGAGTGCCGGATCATCAGCGGGGTGAGCACGTTCTCCAGCAGGGTGAGTTCCGGCAGGAGGTGATAGAACTGAAAGACGAAGCCGAACACGCGGTTCCGCAAACGGTCGCGGGTGCGGGCGGGCAGGTGGTCGATGCGGTCGGCGCCGAGGCGGATCTCGCCGACGTCCGGGGAGTCCAGCAGGCCGAGCAGGTGCATCAGCGTGCTCTTGCCGCAACCGGACTGGCCGACGACGGAGACGAACTCGCCGGGAAGGACGCTGAGGTTCACGCCCCGCAGCACGTCCACGGCGTTCTCCCCCTTGCGGTAGGCCTTCTCGACCGCGACGGCGTGCAGGGGTTGGGGCTGTTCGTTCATCGGGCCGGGAGTTCGATGTTGTGGGCTTACTAACCCGAAGCGTCAGCGGGGGACCGAACCCGAGTAATAAACCGGCCCTCGCTGACGCGTCGGGTTGTTGGACCGGCGACAGCGACTCACTCGTACCGCAGGGCCTGGACGGGGTGCAGGGCGGCGGCGCGGCGGGCCGGCAGGATGCTCGCGGCGACGGCGATGAACACCGCCCCCAGCGCCACCCAGAAGACCGTCAGCGGGTCGACCCGGGTGGGGATCTCCGGGAAGTAGTAGATCCGCTCGTCGAACACTTCGCGGCCGGTCAGGTAGGAGATGAACTTCTCCACCTCGTTGATGTACCGCACGAACAGCAGGCCCAGCACGACGCCGGCCCCGGCGCCGACCAGCCCGAGGCTGATACCGTAGCTCAGGAAGATGCTCATGATCCCCCGCGACCCGGCGCCGAGGGCCTTGAGGATGCCGATGTCCCGCGTCTTCTCGACGACGATCATGTAAAAGATCGCCAAGATCCCGAAGCCGGCGACGGCGACGATCAGGAACAGCAGGACGTTGAGGATCGTCGTTTCCATATCGACCGCGGCCAGCAGCGGGCCCTGCTTGCTCTCCCAAGTGCCCACGCTGAAGCGTTCGGCGGGGAAGGCCTGTTTGAGGGCGGCGACGGCGACGGCGGGGTCCACGCCCTCCTTCAGCTTGATCTGCACGGTGGTGACGCTGCGGGAGAGCGGCAGGCAGTCGGTCTTGGGGAGCGTGATCTCCTCGCCCGGCTCGTGCCAGCTGCCCAGCCGGACGACGGCGTAGGGGCCTTCGAGCCGCACCACCTGCCCGGACTGGCCGGCGTGCGGGCCGCTGAGGGCCTTGATCTCCCGGCCGACGGTCACGCTGCGGTCGTTCTCGTCCGGCACGAGCATCCCGCGGACCTCCTGCAGGCGCTCGATGTTGCAGAAGACGACGCGGCTGTCGTACTCGCTCATGCCGCTTTTGAAGACGTCCGTGACGGTCGCGTTCATCGTGGCGGACTCCGGCGGGCCGTTGCTGCCGGCCTTCACCGTGGTCAGGGTGACGCGCTGGCCGGGCTGGACCAGCAGGCGTTCCTCGATTGAGCCGTCGGCGGTCTCGATCGGCACGCTGATGAGCTGCTTCCCGATCATCACCCGGCCGTCCAGCAGCCCGTCGCGGCTCTCCGGGGCCTGGGCGGGAGCCGGGGCGACCGCGGCGAACGGGTCCGGCACCAGGGCGGAGCCGCCTTCCGAAGCGTACGGCTGGCTGTCGCCGACCCACTCCTCGCTGTCGGCGCCCCAGTCGGCGCCGGCGGCGGAGGCGGGCAGGATCCCGCCGCCCTGCGAGGCCGACTGGGCACTGGCGAGGCGGTGGCGGAGCACGTCCAGATCGTGCATCCGCTGGCAGAGTTCCATCGCCTCGGGCGTCAGGTTCCAGCCGAGTTCCTCCTCCAGGCTCCGCTGGGCCGGCTCGACGACCTTGCCGTCCTTCATCACCGGCTGGTAGCTGGCGAGGTTCTCCTTGAGCGGCCCGACTTTGCTTTTGCCGCGGGGGTCGATGCCGATCAGCTGCACGGGGCGATGGATCGGCTCGCCGCCGTAGTCGAAGCTCATGACGGCGTACATCTCCACCGTCGGGGTGGCCGCCTCGATCATGCCGGGGGCGGCGGCCATGGCCCGGGCGATCAGGCCCTCGGGGTTCTCATGGCCCTGCAAACTGTGCGTTTCGATGACCACGTCGGCCAGCAGGCCGCGGATGCGGTCCTTCATCTCCGTGGTGAAACCGGCCATCACGGAGTTCACCACGATCATCGTCGCCACGCCCAGCGTGACCGAGATGATGCTCGCCAGCGCGATGTAGCGGGTGCGGAGATACCGCAGGCAGAGGAGCAGCTTGTACATCGCATCCGTGCGAGCGGGACGTGGGGGTTCCCCCCGCTTGAAGGGAACTGCCGCGGGAAGATACGGGAACCGGGCCGGTACGGAAAGATCGGTTCGGGCGCGGACGATTGAGAGGCGACGGATCTGTCCCGCCCGGCCGCTGCGTTAGGGGAAGGCTGGAAGAGTTTTCCGGTTCGTCCGCCGAACGGGGCGGACCGCCGGACGCTCACGCGGGCCTGCCTCGCGGACCGAACACCGGGATCGGGCACGACGCCCCCGCCGT
Coding sequences within:
- a CDS encoding ABC transporter ATP-binding protein; this translates as MNEQPQPLHAVAVEKAYRKGENAVDVLRGVNLSVLPGEFVSVVGQSGCGKSTLMHLLGLLDSPDVGEIRLGADRIDHLPARTRDRLRNRVFGFVFQFYHLLPELTLLENVLTPLMIRHSMPVYWKNRKVYRAHASEILDRVGLGHRLTHTPKELSGGEMQRAAIARALISEPQILLADEPTGNLDGEVEAEVIALLRELNDEGLTVVMVTHDDALAATADRTVRLLRGRVEDRVEPLRRAA
- a CDS encoding FtsX-like permease family protein, translated to MYKLLLCLRYLRTRYIALASIISVTLGVATMIVVNSVMAGFTTEMKDRIRGLLADVVIETHSLQGHENPEGLIARAMAAAPGMIEAATPTVEMYAVMSFDYGGEPIHRPVQLIGIDPRGKSKVGPLKENLASYQPVMKDGKVVEPAQRSLEEELGWNLTPEAMELCQRMHDLDVLRHRLASAQSASQGGGILPASAAGADWGADSEEWVGDSQPYASEGGSALVPDPFAAVAPAPAQAPESRDGLLDGRVMIGKQLISVPIETADGSIEERLLVQPGQRVTLTTVKAGSNGPPESATMNATVTDVFKSGMSEYDSRVVFCNIERLQEVRGMLVPDENDRSVTVGREIKALSGPHAGQSGQVVRLEGPYAVVRLGSWHEPGEEITLPKTDCLPLSRSVTTVQIKLKEGVDPAVAVAALKQAFPAERFSVGTWESKQGPLLAAVDMETTILNVLLFLIVAVAGFGILAIFYMIVVEKTRDIGILKALGAGSRGIMSIFLSYGISLGLVGAGAGVVLGLLFVRYINEVEKFISYLTGREVFDERIYYFPEIPTRVDPLTVFWVALGAVFIAVAASILPARRAAALHPVQALRYE